The genomic region TGGCCGGGCTCGCGTGGGCCGCGGTGTGCCTGCTCGTCGCGGCGGTGTCGGCCACCTGGACCGGCGACGCGCTGTGGGCCTCGCTCGTCGCCGTCGCCGTCATGCTTGTGCTCGGGGTCGTCCTGGACGCCGTCGGACGGCGCGGGCTGTCGGCCGAGCCGCGGGCGGGCGGCCGCGCTCCCGGCGAGATTCGGACCACCCGGGCGTGAGGCCGCCGCCGGCGATCAGTCGCCCTCGACGCCCTCCGGCACCCGGACCATGATCTCCTGCGCGACGGTGGCCAGCAGCGCCCCCTCGCGGGTGTAGACGCGTCCCGTCGACAGCCCGCGACCGCCCCGGGAACTCGGCGATTCCTGCACGTAGAGGATCCAGTCGTCCACACGGCCGAAGCGGTGGAACCACATCGCATGGTCGAGGCTCGCGACCTTGAGCCCGCGCGTGGCCCACGGCACGCCGTGCACGCGCAGCACCGGCTCCTGGATCGTCAGGTCGCTCAGGTACGCCAGAGCGGCGCGGTGGACGGCGCGGTCGTCGGTGATGCGGTGCCGCAGCCGCATCCACACCGCCTGATTCGCGCGGCGCTCCCCGTCGACCGTGGTGTAGATGGGCGAGGGAACGTGCAGGAGATCGGCGGGCCGGTCGGTGAAGAGGCGCTTGGACATCGGATGCAGTCCGTGAAGATGCGATTCGAGGTCGGGCAGATCCTCCGGGGCGGGGATGTCCGCGGGCATCGGCACCTGGTGGTCGAGTCCCGGGTCCTCGTCCTGGAACGAGGCGATCATCGAGAAGATGGGCACGCCGTCCTGGAACGCCTGGGTGCGGCGTGTCGAGAACGAGCGGCCGTCGTGGATGCGATCGACGGCGAACGTGATGTCCTGGGCCGAGTCGCCCGGGCGGAGGAAGTAGCCGTGCATCGAGTGGATCGCGCGGTCGTCGGGGATCGTCCGCGTGGCGGCGACGAGCGACTGGGCGAGGACCTGGCCGCCGAAGACGCGCCCGAGCGGCATGGACTGCGAGTGTCCGGTGAAGATGTCCTCGCTCGTGCGGGCGTTGTGGCCGACGATGTCGAGAACCGCCAGCATCGACGCGACCGGATCGATCTCGGTCTGCTCGTCTGCCGCGTCGGTGTTGAGGGCGTCGGTCACGGAGCTCCCGTCGGTCGGGGCGCCCGGAATCGGGCGCCGGGTCCTCACTCGGTAGTCTAGGGCGGATGTCCCAGCGCCTTCTCTTCTCCGATTCGGCCGCCGCCGCCGACGCCCTCACCTACAGCTCGCGGACGGCCCCTCTCGGGGACGGCGCGGTCCGGCTGCGCGCGAGCGGGGGCGTCATGGTCATGACATCGGCACCGCTGGCACCGCGCGGGCTGCTGGACCAGACGCCGACGGTGATCGGCATGCGGGTGCTCGCGGTGGACCCTGAGCTCGAGTGCGACCTCGTGGTGGATGCCTCGACCCTCGTGCGCGCGGACGACGATCCGGCCGCGGTGGTGCTGCCCGAGGCGTCGGTGTCGGCTGGCTGGGCCGGCGTGGCGCCGCCGAAGGCGGGCTGGGAGCCCGCGGGCATGGTCGCCTCGTCGCTGCTGGCCGAGCGGGCGCAGCACGGAGTCTCGGCGGTCGCCGAGGCCATGCCCGACAGTCCCGGCGAAGACGTCGTGCGACAGGTGCGCGCCTCGATCTGGGGCGCGCCCGACGCGGCGCTGGACGATCTGCCGCTCGGCGCGGCCTTCGCCGCGTACGCCCTCGGATTCCTCGCGGGAGACGAATCCGCGCGCGTGCTGACCGCCGCGTCGTGGACCCGAATCACGCTGCAGCGAGGGCATGTGCTCGTGCGCCGCCCCGCGGCATCCGGCCTGACCGCCGTGCGCGAGACCGGGCGCGGCGCGGTCTGACCGACGCTGCCGGCGCACGCGGGGCCGGCGTGCATCACACGGCCGCGGCCGCCGCCCGGCCGGCATTGCGGCCGGAGAACAGACATCCCCCCAGGAACGTTCCCTCGAGCGCCCGGTAGCCGTGCACGCCGCCACCGCCGAAGCCGCTCGCCTCGCCCGCCGCGTAGAGGCCGGGGACCGGGGCGCCGTCGGCGCCGAGCGCGCGGGACTGCAGGTCGGTCTCGATCCCGCCGAGCGACTTGCGGGTGAGCACGTGCAGCTTGACCGCGATGAGCGGACCGGCGTCGGGATCGAGCAGACGGTGCGGCGCCGCCGTCCGGATCAGACGGTCTCCGCGGTAGGCGCGCGCGGAGCGCAGCATGGCGATCTGGGCGTCCTTGGTGAAGTCGTTGTCGATCTCGCGATCCCGCGCCTCGATCTCGCGGCGGACCTGCTCGGGGTCGAGGGTCTCGCCGCCGGGGACCGCGCGCATTCCGGCGATCAGGTCGTCGAGCGTGTCGCGCACGACGAAGTCCTCGCCGCGGTCGAGGAAGGCCTGCACGGGCGCCGCGGCTCCCTTGCCGAGGCGGGACCGCATGAGCAGGGCGACGTCTCGCCCCGTGAGGTCGGGGTTCTGCTCGGAGCCCGAGAGCGTGAACTCCTTCTCGACGATGCGCTGCGACAGCACGAACCAGGAGTGGTCGTGGCCCGTGCCGCGCAGGTGCTCCAGCGTGCCGAGGGTGTCGAACCCCGGGTACAGCGGCGGTGGCAGGCGCACACCGGTGGCGTCGAGCCACAGCGACGACGGACCCGGCAGGATGCGGATGCCGTGTTCAGGCCAGATCGGATCCCAATTGTGCAGACCCTCCACGTAGTGCCACATGCGGTCGCCGTTGATCAGACGCGCTCCCGCGGCGCCTGCGACCTCGAGCATCGAGCCGTCGACATAGGCCGGGACACCGGTGACCATGTGCTCCGGCGGCGTCCCCAGCCGAGCCGGCCAGTTGCGTCGGACGAGGTCGTGGTTGCCCCCGATGCCGCCTGAGGCGACGATCGTGGCGGATGCCGCGATGTCGAAGTCGCCGACGACCTCGCGTGACGTCGCGACACCGCGGTCCGCCGCGGACGGCGCCAGCACATCGCCGGTGGCGCCGACGACGCGGCCGTCGCGGGTGGTCAGGGCGGTGACGCGGTGCCGGGGCAGGATCGTGACGAGCCCTGTGGCCTCGGCGCGTTCGAGCGCCGCGCGGAACGGTTCGACGAGGCCGGGCCCGGTTCCCCACGTGATGTGGAAGCGGGGGACCGAGTTCCCGGGTCCGAGGGCGTTGTAGCCGCCGCGCTCGGCCCAGCCCACGACGGGGAAGAAGCCCACGCCCTTCGCGCGCAGCCAGGCGCGCTTCTCGCCCGCCGCGAAGTCCAGGTAGGCCTCGGCCCATCTGCGCGGCCACGCGTCCTCATCGCGATCGAAGCCTGCCGTTCCCAGCCAGTCCTGACGCGCGAGTTCGAGGGAGTCCGAAATGCCCATGCGCCGCTGTTCGGGGGAGTCCACGAAGAACAGCCCCCCGAACGACCAGAAGGCCTGCCCGCCGAGGTTCGTGCGGGGCTCCTGGTCGATGAGGGTGACGCTGCGGCCCGCCTCCGCCGCCTCGGCGGCGGCGACGAGACCCGCCAGCCCCCACCCGATGATGAGGATGTCGGTCCGGTGGGGTGTGCCGGGTGCGGGCATGAGGACTCCTTCGTCGGGATGCTGCGCGGACGGTTCAGGCTCGAGGTGCTCCGGGGTCGGCCCGGATCGACAGGCCCGGCCCCGGGGCGGTGCGCCCGGCGGCGCTGGGACCGATACCGGTCGGCTCGAAGGTGTTGACCATGGCATGGGCGGCGCGCTGCAGATAGTCCCACAGGGTCTGCTCGTGCAGCGGGGGGAGCTTGAGCTCGTCGACGGCGGCGCGCATGTGCGCGAGCCACCGGTCGCGAGCCTCGGGGTTGACGTGGAACGGCGCGTGACGCATGCGCAGACGCGGATGGCCGCGCTGCTGACTGTACGTCGTCGGGCCGCCCCAGTACTGCTCGAGGAACATCAGCAGGCGCTCCTCGGCGGGGCCGAGGTCCTCCTCGGGGTACATGGGACGCAGCACCTCGTCGCCGGCGACGCCGCGGTAGAACGACGCGACAAGACGCTCGAAGGTGGCGTGCCCGCCGACCTCGTCGTAGAACGACAGCGGCTCGGCTGCCTCGGTCATGGGGTCTCCTCGGGGGTGTCTTCGCCGGCCGGACGTCGCCGCGGTCGCTTGGGGCGCCACAGCGGGCGCACCTCGACCTCGTCGGTGGCGGGTGTCAGCGGCGTGGGCTTGGTCTTGGGCGGGTTGGCGCCGCGCACACGGCGGGCGGCGTCGGTGCCGGTGAGGGTCACGGCGGACAGCTGCGGAAGCTCGACGCCGGCGTCCGCCATCGTGCGGCGGATCCGCACACGCAGCTCGCGGGCGACGTCGTCGCGTGCCGCCGGGCGGGTCTTGATGACGACCCGGATCATCAGATGCTCGCCGCTGACGGACTCCAGCCCCCACACCTCGGGATGCTCGAGCACGCGCGTGCGCCACTTGGGGTCCTGCGCGAGATCCTCGGCGGTGCGCAGCAGCGCAGCCTCGATCTCCTCGAGCTCGGACTCCACCGGCA from Microbacter sp. GSS18 harbors:
- a CDS encoding globin gives rise to the protein MTEAAEPLSFYDEVGGHATFERLVASFYRGVAGDEVLRPMYPEEDLGPAEERLLMFLEQYWGGPTTYSQQRGHPRLRMRHAPFHVNPEARDRWLAHMRAAVDELKLPPLHEQTLWDYLQRAAHAMVNTFEPTGIGPSAAGRTAPGPGLSIRADPGAPRA
- a CDS encoding FAD-binding dehydrogenase, whose protein sequence is MPAPGTPHRTDILIIGWGLAGLVAAAEAAEAGRSVTLIDQEPRTNLGGQAFWSFGGLFFVDSPEQRRMGISDSLELARQDWLGTAGFDRDEDAWPRRWAEAYLDFAAGEKRAWLRAKGVGFFPVVGWAERGGYNALGPGNSVPRFHITWGTGPGLVEPFRAALERAEATGLVTILPRHRVTALTTRDGRVVGATGDVLAPSAADRGVATSREVVGDFDIAASATIVASGGIGGNHDLVRRNWPARLGTPPEHMVTGVPAYVDGSMLEVAGAAGARLINGDRMWHYVEGLHNWDPIWPEHGIRILPGPSSLWLDATGVRLPPPLYPGFDTLGTLEHLRGTGHDHSWFVLSQRIVEKEFTLSGSEQNPDLTGRDVALLMRSRLGKGAAAPVQAFLDRGEDFVVRDTLDDLIAGMRAVPGGETLDPEQVRREIEARDREIDNDFTKDAQIAMLRSARAYRGDRLIRTAAPHRLLDPDAGPLIAVKLHVLTRKSLGGIETDLQSRALGADGAPVPGLYAAGEASGFGGGGVHGYRALEGTFLGGCLFSGRNAGRAAAAAV
- a CDS encoding acyl-CoA thioesterase II produces the protein MTDALNTDAADEQTEIDPVASMLAVLDIVGHNARTSEDIFTGHSQSMPLGRVFGGQVLAQSLVAATRTIPDDRAIHSMHGYFLRPGDSAQDITFAVDRIHDGRSFSTRRTQAFQDGVPIFSMIASFQDEDPGLDHQVPMPADIPAPEDLPDLESHLHGLHPMSKRLFTDRPADLLHVPSPIYTTVDGERRANQAVWMRLRHRITDDRAVHRAALAYLSDLTIQEPVLRVHGVPWATRGLKVASLDHAMWFHRFGRVDDWILYVQESPSSRGGRGLSTGRVYTREGALLATVAQEIMVRVPEGVEGD